Proteins from one Dromiciops gliroides isolate mDroGli1 chromosome 6, mDroGli1.pri, whole genome shotgun sequence genomic window:
- the LOC122730880 gene encoding LOW QUALITY PROTEIN: translation machinery-associated protein 7-like (The sequence of the model RefSeq protein was modified relative to this genomic sequence to represent the inferred CDS: inserted 1 base in 1 codon; substituted 1 base at 1 genomic stop codon) yields the protein MSGREGGEKKPLKQPKKQTKEMNXEDIAFKQKXLEELKAKAAGKVPLASGGIKKSGKKVDVPV from the exons ATGTCGGGTCGCGAGGGTGGTGAGAAGAAGCCTCTGAAACAGCCCAAGAAGCAAACCAAGGAAATGA GAGAAGATATAGCTTTCAAACAAAAATAACTGGAAGAGTTAAAAGCAAAAGCTGCTGGAAAGGTACCACTTGCCAGTGGTGGAATTAAGAAATCTGGCAAAAAAGTAGACGTTCCTGTGTAG